The following proteins are encoded in a genomic region of Thioclava nitratireducens:
- a CDS encoding sigma-70 family RNA polymerase sigma factor, giving the protein MFALSFRAALDAPFLDVEEERQAISRWQEYGDQNSLEILLRSHVRQAYAQARRWASNPVELEDLVAEGIIGLMRAAERFDLTQDVRFSTYSHWWVMTCVLNALARIKTVIDVPARVYLDARMGRLDNPEASQLLTGLVALDAKSFDDSDADLMEMMPSPDLTPEEQTLASSAAQAAHEVLSSALDDLDAPDREIVLRRKLQTPPESLDDLARDLGISRERARQVEKRALLRLKRCLEKRGFSPAMLN; this is encoded by the coding sequence ATGTTTGCATTGAGCTTTCGTGCTGCACTTGATGCGCCGTTTCTCGATGTCGAAGAAGAGCGGCAGGCGATCTCCCGGTGGCAGGAATACGGAGATCAGAACTCGCTTGAAATTCTGCTGCGGTCGCATGTCCGGCAGGCCTACGCGCAGGCGCGTCGCTGGGCGTCCAATCCGGTCGAGCTCGAAGACCTCGTGGCCGAAGGGATCATCGGTCTGATGCGCGCCGCCGAACGGTTCGATCTGACGCAGGATGTCCGGTTCTCGACCTACTCGCATTGGTGGGTGATGACTTGCGTGCTGAACGCCCTCGCCCGGATCAAAACGGTGATCGACGTGCCGGCGCGGGTCTATCTCGATGCGCGGATGGGGCGGCTCGACAACCCCGAGGCGAGCCAGCTTCTGACCGGTCTCGTCGCTTTGGACGCCAAATCCTTCGATGACAGTGACGCCGACCTGATGGAGATGATGCCCAGCCCCGATCTCACACCCGAGGAACAGACGCTGGCGTCCTCCGCCGCGCAGGCTGCACATGAGGTGCTGAGCAGTGCGCTGGATGATCTGGACGCGCCGGATCGCGAGATCGTTTTGCGGCGCAAATTGCAGACACCGCCGGAGTCGCTCGACGATCTGGCCCGTGATCTTGGAATCAGCCGTGAGCGTGCCCGACAGGTCGAGAAGCGTGCGCTCCTCCGGCTGAAGCGGTGTCTCGAAAAACGCGGCTTCAGCCCCGCGATGCTGAACTGA
- a CDS encoding flagellar hook-length control protein FliK has product MDAIAATLLKVTASAAGTGRKSATEGTGFGSLVQGVPADGLAASGVGAATAAATPEAGAGAASALTDNPALQAELASKLQTVRDGALAELAQGKSMSEVLKKLGASLATVLTEFDAAHGTKLQQGLTRALEGMRLQTDGAGAKPASDHASDKSDTIDAVFASLLVSLGLQAKPSGTASPQTGGAQIPSVAGRMPAHSAGNLSSPAAQPKLEATQTQSQAQAIIAVPQGLAGVIPAPLTAEIQQSDMDPRVRAVLEAAANGATNTGKVEAQAAVLPAAQSKGDPKPAQFLAEAARAGVLPETAVARLTQHDASHVARSDAAAQSAQTAAQPSPRFAAFVATQLRRADLQEGRTRVALTPRGLGDIEIDVERDKRGQVNVVVRAESPAVLSALRGDRETLAAILAGQGLQMDSGALDFEQFGGHGERGDERASGAHVTADEDIPVLGADWQPTILDGQLDIRT; this is encoded by the coding sequence ATGGACGCGATAGCCGCGACATTGCTGAAGGTAACGGCGTCGGCCGCAGGCACCGGGCGCAAATCCGCGACAGAGGGGACCGGTTTCGGATCGCTCGTGCAGGGCGTGCCGGCGGATGGGCTTGCAGCTTCGGGCGTGGGGGCTGCCACGGCGGCCGCGACGCCGGAGGCTGGCGCAGGCGCAGCGTCCGCCTTGACCGACAATCCAGCGCTTCAGGCCGAGCTGGCCAGCAAGCTGCAAACGGTTCGCGACGGCGCGCTGGCAGAGCTGGCGCAGGGCAAGTCAATGAGCGAGGTGCTCAAAAAGCTGGGCGCGTCGCTGGCTACGGTCCTCACGGAGTTCGACGCGGCGCATGGCACGAAGCTGCAGCAAGGTTTGACGCGGGCACTTGAAGGTATGCGGCTGCAAACTGACGGCGCGGGGGCAAAGCCCGCCTCGGATCATGCGAGCGACAAAAGCGACACGATTGACGCGGTCTTCGCGAGCCTTCTGGTCTCGCTCGGTCTGCAAGCGAAGCCATCTGGGACGGCATCGCCGCAAACGGGTGGTGCGCAGATCCCGTCGGTAGCGGGGCGCATGCCCGCGCACTCTGCTGGCAATCTATCCTCTCCGGCGGCACAGCCGAAGCTTGAGGCAACGCAGACGCAGTCGCAGGCGCAGGCGATCATCGCCGTTCCGCAGGGGCTTGCCGGGGTGATTCCAGCGCCGCTCACGGCGGAGATTCAGCAGAGCGACATGGACCCGCGGGTGCGCGCCGTGCTGGAAGCTGCCGCCAACGGCGCCACGAACACCGGCAAGGTCGAGGCGCAAGCCGCGGTTCTGCCTGCAGCGCAGAGCAAGGGCGACCCCAAGCCCGCCCAGTTTCTTGCCGAGGCCGCCCGTGCAGGCGTCTTGCCCGAAACCGCGGTGGCGCGGCTCACGCAGCATGACGCCAGTCACGTTGCGCGCAGCGACGCTGCTGCTCAATCGGCGCAGACGGCGGCCCAACCTTCGCCGCGCTTCGCGGCCTTCGTCGCGACGCAGCTTCGGCGCGCGGATTTGCAGGAAGGACGCACCCGCGTGGCGCTGACCCCGCGCGGGCTCGGCGATATCGAGATCGACGTGGAGCGCGACAAGCGTGGTCAGGTCAACGTGGTCGTGCGCGCCGAGAGCCCGGCGGTGCTGAGTGCGTTGCGCGGCGATCGCGAGACCTTGGCGGCGATCCTCGCCGGGCAGGGGCTGCAGATGGATAGCGGCGCGCTCGATTTCGAGCAGTTCGGCGGTCACGGCGAACGGGGCGATGAGCGCGCGTCCGGCGCGCATGTTACCGCAGATGAAGACATCCCCGTGCTGGGCGCCGACTGGCAGCCCACCATTCTCGACGGACAACTGGATATCAGGACCTGA
- a CDS encoding flagellar hook assembly protein FlgD has translation MSISPTSTNPAATAADAKANPAQSKISADYNSFLQLLTAQIRNQDPLKPMDSTQFVSQLAQLSQVEQTVQTNTNLKTIDAKLSAMGAMSDVALMGKTVSLASDRIELRDGQASTSYELAAPADKVTAIIKTEDGTELRRITGLPGRAGEKIALKWDGRDSAGLPVPDDTFRVEIDAQDADGNAVSYDTYPSTQVEQVRFSSQGQSLVLRNGEEVPSSLIVAVSG, from the coding sequence ATGAGCATCTCACCGACAAGCACCAATCCCGCTGCGACCGCGGCCGACGCCAAGGCGAACCCGGCGCAGTCAAAGATCTCGGCGGATTACAACAGCTTCTTGCAGCTTCTGACGGCGCAGATCCGAAATCAGGATCCGCTGAAGCCGATGGATTCCACGCAATTCGTTTCGCAACTGGCGCAGCTGAGTCAGGTCGAGCAAACGGTGCAGACCAATACCAACCTCAAGACCATCGATGCCAAGCTGAGCGCAATGGGTGCGATGTCGGATGTGGCCCTGATGGGCAAGACAGTGTCGCTCGCCTCCGACCGGATCGAGTTGCGCGACGGTCAGGCCAGCACCAGCTACGAGCTTGCCGCACCCGCCGACAAGGTGACCGCGATCATCAAGACGGAAGACGGGACCGAACTGCGCCGGATTACTGGCCTGCCCGGACGGGCGGGCGAGAAGATCGCGCTGAAATGGGACGGGCGCGATTCTGCGGGATTGCCGGTGCCGGATGACACGTTCCGGGTCGAGATCGACGCGCAGGACGCCGATGGCAATGCGGTCTCGTATGACACCTATCCCAGCACGCAGGTGGAGCAGGTGCGCTTCTCTTCGCAGGGGCAATCGCTGGTTCTTCGCAATGGCGAGGAAGTGCCGAGTTCGCTCATCGTCGCGGTGTCGGGCTGA
- the flgH gene encoding flagellar basal body L-ring protein FlgH, translating to MRHPFYILPMLALAACGSGTAFERDPKVSDMVVDGDTIPEVNRVSVPMPPLEPTRIPQRAEAASLWQTGSTGFFGDQRADKVGDLLTVDINIKDEAQLQNASQRSRDGSQSVGFPTFLGYGGKIAKILPGVSEKDLPTGSNIVDLSSQSTSNGSGSIKRNETISLKVAALVIQKLQNGNFVIAGRQEVKVNHELRELRVAGIIRPEDIRMDNTIPYEKIAEARISYGGRGQISKVQQPRYGEDALDVVLPY from the coding sequence GTGAGACATCCGTTCTACATCCTGCCGATGCTCGCACTGGCCGCCTGCGGTTCCGGCACGGCCTTTGAGCGCGACCCAAAAGTGAGCGACATGGTGGTCGATGGCGACACGATCCCCGAGGTGAACCGGGTGAGCGTACCGATGCCGCCGCTCGAGCCCACGCGCATTCCGCAGCGGGCCGAGGCCGCGTCGCTCTGGCAGACCGGCTCCACCGGCTTCTTCGGCGATCAGCGTGCCGACAAGGTGGGCGATTTGCTGACAGTGGATATCAACATCAAGGACGAGGCGCAGCTTCAGAACGCGTCCCAGCGGAGCCGCGACGGCAGCCAGAGCGTCGGTTTTCCGACCTTCCTTGGCTATGGCGGCAAGATCGCCAAGATCCTGCCCGGCGTCAGCGAGAAGGACTTGCCCACCGGCAGCAACATCGTCGATCTCAGCTCGCAATCGACCTCCAACGGCAGCGGTTCGATCAAGCGCAACGAGACCATCAGCCTGAAGGTCGCGGCCCTCGTGATCCAGAAGCTTCAGAACGGGAATTTCGTGATCGCGGGACGCCAGGAGGTGAAGGTCAATCACGAGCTGCGCGAATTGCGTGTGGCCGGGATCATCCGGCCCGAAGACATCCGGATGGACAACACCATCCCCTACGAGAAGATCGCCGAGGCGCGCATCTCCTATGGCGGGCGCGGCCAGATCAGCAAGGTGCAACAGCCCCGCTACGGGGAAGACGCGCTCGACGTCGTCCTCCCCTACTGA
- the flgA gene encoding flagellar basal body P-ring formation chaperone FlgA, giving the protein MSPIRASATAVLATLAAALLVVPASAESVRVLIAEKAEQSWGLEMPPSGHFEITLQDSDPGDAEMISDFWMDRSTGQFLANAVEASGDVRRLAGLALLNVPVPVPTQQLLPGKILSGDDFQVVDLPYGQVGAYAVTRLDHLEGMQVRRVLARGRPVMSQSITEPVIISRGDPVSIEYSKGAMSLTAPGKAISDAHADQSVRVVNLVSNKIVEGIAKPDGKVEIQK; this is encoded by the coding sequence ATGAGCCCGATACGCGCCTCCGCGACCGCCGTTCTCGCCACGCTCGCCGCCGCGCTTCTCGTCGTCCCCGCGAGCGCCGAATCCGTGCGCGTGCTGATCGCCGAGAAGGCGGAGCAGTCCTGGGGGCTGGAGATGCCGCCGAGCGGCCATTTCGAGATCACGCTGCAAGACAGCGACCCGGGCGACGCGGAGATGATAAGCGACTTCTGGATGGACCGCTCCACGGGGCAGTTCCTGGCGAATGCGGTGGAGGCCTCGGGCGACGTGCGCCGCCTTGCGGGGCTTGCGCTGCTCAACGTGCCCGTCCCGGTGCCGACGCAGCAGTTGCTTCCCGGCAAGATTCTTTCCGGAGATGATTTCCAGGTCGTCGACCTGCCCTACGGTCAGGTGGGCGCCTATGCGGTGACGCGGCTCGACCATCTGGAGGGGATGCAGGTGCGCCGCGTGCTCGCCCGCGGACGCCCGGTGATGAGCCAATCCATCACCGAGCCGGTCATCATCTCGCGCGGCGACCCGGTCTCGATCGAATATTCGAAAGGCGCCATGTCCCTGACCGCACCCGGCAAGGCGATCTCCGACGCCCATGCCGACCAGTCAGTGCGCGTGGTCAATCTCGTGAGCAACAAGATTGTCGAAGGCATCGCCAAGCCCGACGGCAAAGTGGAGATTCAGAAGTGA
- the flgG gene encoding flagellar basal-body rod protein FlgG translates to MRALGIAATGMLAQQTNVDVISNNIANANTTGYKSTRAAFQDLVYQSLQREGSLTSADGTARPVGVDIGLGVQSAGVVRLNTQGGLVQTENQLDLAIDGGGYFTLNMPDGSQAYTRAGTFQLSPEGQIVSLDGYEVAPGINVPANTTNVEINQQGLVMAYVGKDPTPVQIGQLTMATFVNEAGMKPLGNNLLQATTASGDPTEALPGDPGVGILRQGYLESSNVNIIQQITDLISAQRAYEMNSKAIETADQMMSTSNQIK, encoded by the coding sequence ATGAGAGCACTTGGAATTGCCGCGACGGGGATGCTGGCCCAGCAGACCAATGTGGACGTGATCTCGAACAACATCGCGAACGCGAACACCACCGGCTACAAGAGCACCCGCGCCGCCTTTCAGGATCTGGTCTACCAATCGCTGCAACGCGAAGGCTCGCTGACCTCTGCCGACGGGACAGCGCGCCCTGTGGGCGTGGATATCGGCCTCGGTGTACAAAGCGCGGGCGTGGTGCGGCTCAACACCCAGGGCGGGCTCGTCCAGACCGAGAACCAGCTCGACCTCGCAATCGACGGCGGCGGCTATTTCACCCTCAACATGCCCGATGGCAGCCAGGCCTATACGCGGGCGGGTACATTCCAGCTGAGCCCCGAGGGACAGATCGTGTCCCTCGACGGCTACGAGGTCGCGCCCGGGATCAACGTCCCGGCGAACACTACGAATGTCGAGATCAACCAGCAGGGCCTCGTGATGGCTTATGTCGGCAAGGACCCGACCCCGGTTCAGATCGGCCAGCTGACGATGGCGACCTTCGTCAACGAGGCGGGGATGAAACCGCTTGGAAACAACCTCCTGCAGGCGACGACCGCGTCGGGCGATCCGACCGAGGCGCTTCCGGGCGATCCGGGCGTGGGCATCCTGCGTCAGGGTTATCTCGAAAGCTCGAACGTCAACATCATCCAGCAGATCACCGATCTGATCTCGGCGCAGCGCGCTTACGAGATGAACTCGAAGGCGATCGAGACGGCCGACCAGATGATGTCCACCTCGAACCAGATCAAGTGA
- the flgF gene encoding flagellar basal-body rod protein FlgF, whose product MDSSNYVSLSLASTLWRSLDISANNMANANTAGFKAERSLNESFESKGNAGAEDDVSYVLDKGSYLDDRQGSLTKTSNPLDVALNGDGWFAYQTPAGQTAFGRDGRLTVDPQGNLVTLSGNRVLDRGGAPIAIPPGEEITISRDGTISGPNSGTIGTLGMFAVPDIQSYSRLGGGLFAAPGGAVPAFTPSETTQVAQGFIEESNVQPVVEMTRMMDIQRSYERAVKLMDEQNNLRQETLRRLGKV is encoded by the coding sequence ATGGATAGCTCAAATTACGTCTCCCTATCCCTCGCCTCGACGCTGTGGCGCAGTCTCGACATCTCCGCCAACAACATGGCCAATGCCAACACGGCCGGCTTCAAGGCGGAGCGCTCGCTGAACGAGAGCTTCGAGTCGAAGGGCAATGCCGGGGCCGAGGATGACGTGAGCTACGTGCTCGACAAGGGCTCCTATCTCGACGACCGGCAGGGATCCCTCACCAAAACCTCGAACCCGCTCGATGTGGCGCTGAACGGCGATGGCTGGTTCGCCTACCAGACGCCGGCGGGCCAGACCGCTTTCGGGCGCGACGGCCGGCTGACCGTCGACCCGCAAGGCAATCTCGTGACGCTGTCGGGCAATCGGGTACTCGACCGGGGCGGCGCGCCGATCGCGATCCCGCCGGGCGAGGAGATCACCATTTCCCGCGACGGCACGATTTCGGGGCCGAATAGCGGCACGATCGGCACGCTGGGCATGTTCGCCGTACCCGACATCCAGAGCTACAGCCGGCTGGGTGGAGGCCTCTTTGCCGCGCCCGGCGGCGCCGTACCCGCCTTTACGCCATCCGAAACGACGCAGGTCGCTCAGGGCTTCATCGAGGAGAGCAATGTCCAACCGGTGGTCGAGATGACCCGGATGATGGACATCCAGCGCTCCTACGAGCGCGCGGTGAAGTTGATGGATGAACAGAACAACCTTCGTCAGGAAACGTTGCGCAGACTTGGCAAAGTCTGA
- a CDS encoding flagellar hook protein FlgE, whose product MSISSAMQTGVSGLNANSVAVGEISENIANANTTGYKRSFAQMVTMTPTGGLNAPSGVNAVVSSDLQNGGAVIPTNSPTDFAVNGNGFFVVSSNANTSVQSDYVMTRAGSFQPDENGNLVNSAGYFLSGYPYTDVKLATIDGNSFNGLKTVNVTDATLSAKATTSIGVQGNLPSQETGNATPGAPFTSSSQYYTPLGAVKRLEYSWQPTSTPNQWDITVSDGDGVPYGQVTVDFAPGGANAGAPISYSGVTNLATAPGAFSMDTTTGVMSLTMNDGGTTQPIEIGLGALNSFDGITQFAGDFTPQKFTADGSSSGALTRIEVDDTGTMYGIFDNGQRQPLYKIPLAHVENPNGMQEIDGDAYRLTRDSGAYTIHKANEGPVGTISSGALEGSNVDIAQELSDLIRTQRAYSTNAKIVTTMDEMLDETTRLKR is encoded by the coding sequence ATGAGTATTTCGAGCGCAATGCAGACCGGTGTGAGCGGCCTGAATGCGAACTCCGTCGCCGTTGGCGAAATTTCCGAGAATATCGCGAATGCGAACACCACGGGCTACAAGCGCAGCTTCGCCCAGATGGTGACCATGACGCCGACCGGCGGGCTCAACGCGCCATCCGGGGTCAATGCCGTCGTCTCCTCCGATCTGCAGAATGGCGGTGCGGTGATCCCTACCAACTCGCCCACCGATTTCGCGGTGAACGGGAACGGGTTCTTCGTCGTGTCCAGCAACGCCAATACCAGCGTGCAATCCGATTACGTCATGACGCGCGCCGGCTCGTTCCAGCCCGACGAGAACGGCAACCTCGTCAATTCGGCGGGCTACTTCCTGTCCGGCTATCCTTACACGGACGTCAAACTTGCCACGATCGACGGCAACAGCTTCAACGGTCTGAAGACGGTGAACGTCACGGACGCCACGCTGAGCGCGAAGGCGACCACCTCTATCGGGGTGCAGGGCAATCTTCCCTCGCAGGAAACCGGCAACGCGACGCCGGGCGCGCCTTTCACCTCCTCGTCGCAATATTACACGCCGCTCGGCGCGGTGAAGCGGCTCGAATATTCGTGGCAGCCGACCTCGACGCCGAACCAATGGGACATCACTGTCTCCGATGGTGACGGCGTGCCCTATGGTCAGGTGACGGTCGATTTCGCCCCGGGCGGTGCCAATGCCGGCGCGCCGATCAGCTATTCCGGTGTGACCAACCTCGCCACGGCCCCCGGCGCTTTCTCGATGGACACGACCACGGGCGTGATGAGCCTGACGATGAATGACGGCGGCACCACGCAGCCGATCGAGATCGGGCTCGGCGCATTGAACAGCTTCGACGGGATCACCCAGTTCGCTGGCGATTTCACGCCCCAGAAGTTCACTGCAGACGGCTCCTCGTCCGGCGCGCTGACCCGGATCGAAGTCGACGATACCGGCACGATGTACGGAATCTTCGACAACGGGCAGCGCCAGCCGCTCTACAAGATTCCGCTCGCCCATGTGGAGAACCCCAACGGCATGCAGGAGATCGACGGCGACGCCTATCGTCTGACCCGCGACAGCGGCGCCTACACGATCCACAAGGCGAACGAGGGTCCGGTGGGCACGATCAGTTCGGGTGCGCTCGAAGGGTCGAATGTCGATATCGCGCAGGAACTGAGCGATCTGATCCGCACCCAGCGGGCCTATTCCACCAACGCCAAGATCGTCACCACGATGGACGAGATGCTCGACGAAACCACGCGCCTCAAGCGCTGA
- the flgK gene encoding flagellar hook-associated protein FlgK: protein MSLTGALQASTSGLRAAQMQSEATSRNIANASTEGYVRKELPQVTISGGLVQTGEARRDVDASLNRMYRQHSSAMAREQAIFEAVGEYTATLGQPGDGLSPADRLTDLRSSMIALANNPGNNAAQNGVASAAQEMVTSLNQSSDMLARIGGEVDMEIKYDVSDFNETLHKITSLNKQISDAQPGSLGAADLGDQMDVLVEKASKLIDMQVRRSTDGRATLYTAGGTPLVDGDQANYVTYDKVAGKLFAGKTEITPESTDARGFQNGSISGLFAVKKDVLPRFQLQLDEMARGLVQGFEGADASLAPGQAGLFTDAGAAYDPAKLDGLAGRIAVSAAVDPAQGGQLSRLRDGIGATTPGAAGDSTQIAAFVSMFDAPLSANPDTGLAASLSLRDYGSSMISAQEFEGTRAQERFAAARTAAETVNGTRQSIQGVNIDDEMQKLITIQQSYAANSKMMTAVMKMMDTLLAAV, encoded by the coding sequence ATGAGCTTGACGGGCGCCCTCCAGGCGAGCACGAGCGGGCTGCGCGCGGCGCAGATGCAGTCGGAAGCGACCTCGCGCAATATCGCGAATGCGAGCACCGAGGGCTATGTGCGCAAGGAACTGCCGCAGGTCACTATCTCGGGCGGCCTCGTGCAGACCGGCGAGGCGCGGCGCGACGTCGACGCCTCGCTCAACCGCATGTATCGGCAGCATTCTTCTGCCATGGCGCGCGAGCAGGCGATCTTCGAGGCGGTGGGCGAATATACCGCGACCCTCGGCCAGCCGGGCGATGGGCTGTCGCCCGCGGATCGGCTGACCGACCTGCGCAGCTCGATGATCGCGCTGGCGAACAATCCGGGCAACAACGCGGCGCAGAACGGCGTGGCCTCCGCCGCGCAGGAGATGGTGACGTCGCTCAACCAGAGCAGCGACATGCTCGCGCGGATCGGTGGCGAGGTTGATATGGAGATCAAGTACGACGTCTCCGATTTCAACGAGACGCTGCATAAGATCACCTCGCTCAACAAGCAGATCTCGGATGCGCAGCCCGGCTCGCTCGGCGCGGCCGATCTCGGCGACCAGATGGACGTTCTGGTGGAAAAGGCGTCGAAGTTGATCGATATGCAGGTGCGCCGCTCCACCGATGGGCGGGCCACGCTCTACACCGCGGGGGGCACGCCGCTCGTCGATGGCGATCAGGCAAATTACGTCACCTATGACAAGGTGGCCGGAAAGCTGTTCGCGGGCAAGACGGAGATCACCCCGGAATCAACCGACGCGCGCGGCTTCCAGAATGGCAGCATTTCCGGGCTGTTCGCGGTGAAGAAGGATGTTCTGCCGCGCTTCCAGCTTCAGCTCGACGAGATGGCGCGCGGCCTCGTGCAAGGGTTCGAGGGGGCGGATGCCTCGCTCGCTCCGGGGCAGGCGGGTCTCTTTACTGACGCTGGTGCGGCTTACGATCCCGCGAAGCTCGACGGGCTTGCCGGACGGATCGCCGTGAGCGCAGCCGTGGACCCTGCGCAGGGCGGGCAGTTGTCGCGACTGCGCGACGGGATCGGTGCGACCACGCCGGGCGCGGCCGGAGATTCGACCCAGATCGCGGCCTTTGTGTCGATGTTCGACGCCCCGCTTTCGGCGAATCCGGACACCGGGCTGGCGGCGTCCCTGTCGTTGCGCGACTACGGCAGCAGCATGATCTCCGCGCAGGAGTTCGAGGGCACCCGCGCGCAGGAGCGTTTCGCTGCCGCCCGCACCGCCGCTGAAACCGTGAACGGTACGCGTCAGAGCATTCAGGGCGTGAATATCGATGACGAGATGCAAAAGCTGATCACGATTCAGCAAAGCTACGCCGCCAATTCGAAAATGATGACCGCCGTCATGAAGATGATGGACACGCTGCTCGCCGCCGTCTGA
- a CDS encoding flagellin: MIPLIRNSLSTLQMSIISRRSVDRTTAELQRTSDEVATGRKSDVYADMGAKSAFVLALEDRATTNSNYVTSNKLLGSKLDMIASSASTARGAAQEVLGLAVGNLEQPGAAAATLQQSARAALDTIMTSLNISLDGEHLFSGVASDKPALRGYDVANGATGLSAKDVLAGIVGGGPADATQAAAMLSQIDSVFDDSNADPAKRFSSTFFKGDATSGAARKSALIGDGETLDYGMQANDPEFHNIIKGLALFASTDVSKITDRDAYKSWVAAGVKALSDGVEGLRNSETALGAKQKRLDIKLTQQQSMDAVLNSRLSDYVSVDPYEAATRMTALQTQLNASYSVAAQMSKLSILNYL, translated from the coding sequence ATGATCCCCCTGATCCGGAATTCGCTGTCGACCCTGCAGATGAGCATCATCTCGCGCCGCTCGGTCGACCGCACCACGGCAGAGCTGCAACGCACGAGCGACGAGGTCGCGACCGGGCGCAAATCCGATGTCTACGCGGATATGGGGGCGAAATCGGCCTTCGTCCTCGCTCTGGAAGATCGCGCGACCACAAATTCGAATTACGTCACCTCGAACAAGCTCCTCGGAAGCAAGCTCGATATGATTGCATCGAGCGCGTCGACGGCGCGCGGGGCCGCGCAGGAGGTGCTCGGGCTCGCCGTCGGTAACCTCGAGCAACCCGGCGCCGCGGCAGCGACCCTGCAGCAAAGCGCCCGCGCCGCGCTCGACACCATCATGACGAGCCTGAACATCTCGCTCGACGGCGAGCACCTGTTCTCCGGCGTCGCGTCGGACAAGCCCGCGCTGCGGGGCTATGACGTGGCGAATGGTGCGACGGGCCTGTCGGCAAAGGATGTCCTGGCGGGCATCGTCGGTGGTGGCCCAGCGGATGCGACCCAGGCGGCGGCGATGCTGTCGCAGATCGACAGCGTGTTCGACGACAGCAATGCCGATCCGGCCAAGCGCTTCAGTTCTACCTTCTTCAAGGGCGACGCGACGAGCGGAGCGGCGCGCAAGTCGGCGTTGATCGGGGATGGCGAGACGCTTGATTACGGGATGCAGGCGAACGATCCCGAATTCCACAACATCATCAAGGGGCTTGCACTCTTCGCCTCGACCGACGTCTCGAAGATCACGGATCGGGATGCCTATAAAAGCTGGGTGGCGGCCGGGGTCAAAGCATTGAGCGATGGGGTAGAGGGGCTGCGCAATTCCGAGACCGCCTTGGGTGCGAAGCAGAAGCGGCTCGACATCAAGCTGACGCAGCAGCAATCGATGGATGCGGTGCTCAACAGTCGGCTGTCGGATTATGTCTCGGTCGATCCCTATGAGGCCGCGACGCGGATGACGGCACTCCAGACGCAGCTCAACGCGAGCTACAGCGTTGCCGCGCAGATGTCGAAACTGTCGATCCTGAATTATCTCTGA
- a CDS encoding response regulator transcription factor has translation MNIYVFEPRDGRVRGLLGELESVGLQPVLVPASFFASDLSTLNQKGVDTRAILIGDCPEVTEYIRAIRSCGCRNPVLVMRDFKNSRDASEALDAGADDVMVSPIKGIEALSRINSIIRRSYGHAAESISVGEITAFFDGRDPLVSGVRLKLSNREHAIFQHLALNANKVIAKGAIYDAVYGMSDDQPFDKVIDVYICKLRKKIADAAESGHQYIETVYGRGYKFSELDSTSDVKIAAYEQTDSRRTVAAR, from the coding sequence ATGAATATTTACGTCTTTGAGCCTCGCGATGGTCGTGTTCGCGGCCTGCTCGGCGAGCTGGAGAGCGTTGGGTTGCAGCCCGTCCTCGTCCCTGCGTCCTTCTTCGCGTCCGATCTCAGCACGCTGAACCAGAAGGGGGTCGACACGCGGGCGATCCTGATCGGCGACTGCCCCGAAGTGACCGAATACATCCGGGCCATCCGCAGCTGCGGCTGCCGCAACCCGGTTCTGGTGATGCGGGACTTCAAGAACTCGCGCGACGCCTCCGAGGCGCTCGATGCCGGGGCAGACGATGTCATGGTCAGCCCGATCAAGGGGATCGAGGCGCTGTCGCGGATCAACTCGATCATCCGGCGTTCCTATGGCCACGCCGCCGAGAGCATCAGCGTCGGCGAAATCACCGCCTTCTTCGACGGGCGCGACCCGCTTGTCTCCGGTGTGCGGCTGAAACTGTCGAACCGCGAACACGCGATCTTCCAGCACTTGGCACTGAACGCGAACAAGGTGATCGCAAAGGGCGCGATCTATGACGCGGTCTACGGGATGAGCGACGACCAGCCCTTCGACAAGGTGATCGACGTCTATATCTGCAAGCTGCGCAAGAAGATCGCCGACGCGGCCGAAAGCGGCCACCAGTATATCGAGACGGTCTACGGTCGCGGCTACAAGTTCAGCGAACTGGACAGCACGAGCGACGTGAAAATCGCCGCTTACGAGCAGACCGACTCGCGCCGCACGGTGGCCGCGCGATAA